GATGTTATTTCTACAGAAAGCTTTATTTTAGACCAATTTACTAAAAATACTTTAAAAAAAGTTATACCTGTAGATACTGATGCTGTTATTATTGATTTTGATAATGATCTTGGGAAGAGTGCTCTTGTTACTCATTATTGTAATCTTTTAGGTGTTAAAGAGATATGTGTTAAAACTGAAGATAGGGATGATGCTGAGATATTAAAAACTCTTGGTGCTACAAAAATTATATTTCCAAGTAAGGATGCTGCAAGAAGGTTAACCCCACTATTAGTATCGCCTAATCTTTCAACGTACAGTATTGTTGGTCATGATATCATTGTTGCTGAGACTATTATTCCTAAAGAGTATGTAGGAAAAACTCTTCTTGAGGCTGACTTGAGAAGGGAGAAGGGCATTACTGTTATTGCTGTTAGAAATTTAAGCAATTCTAGGTATGAGTTTGTAGATGGTGATTATTTTTTCTTAAAGGATGATAAAATTGTAATTTGTGGGAAGCCTGATAAAATTGAGAATTTTACAAATAATAAGGATTTGATTAAAGACTTAATATCAGTTTCTAAATCAGAGGATGCTTCTTACACGGAAAATTCCAAAAAATTAGGATTTTTAAGGTTTTTTAATTTCATGAAAAAGTTTAGTAAAGATAGGAAAAACGATTAATAGGATTTTGAGATGACTAAGATTATTCCTGTTGCAAGTGGAAAGGGAGGTGTTGGAAAAACATCTTTTGTTGCTAATATTGGTTATAAACTTGCATGTTTAGGTAAAACTGTAATACTTGTTGATCTTGACCTTGGTGGGTCTAATCTGCATACATGTTTAGGGGTTAAGAATACTGGTGTTGGAATAGGTTCCTTTATTAATAAGCGTGAAAAAGATTTTTCAAGTTTAATTATTAAAACACCTTATAAAAAGCTTTATCTGATTCCAGGAGATGCTCTTTATACGGGAACAGCCAATATTCCTTTTTCTATTAAAAAAAGAATAATAGACTCGATTCAAAGAGATCTTGTTGCTGATTTTGTTTTTATAGATTTAGGTTCAGGTACATCTTATAATACAGTGGATTTTTATTTATCAGCTTACAGTGGTATAATCGTTACTGTTCCAGAAACCCCTTCCATACTTAACGCTTATTCTTTTTTGAAAAATGCACTGTATCGGCTTTTATATCTGGGGTTTCCCCCAAAGAGTGCTGAACGTGAATATATTAGTAATTTTTTTAAAAATAAAATAGAAGGTACAAACGTTAAGTTTAAAGATTTAGTTACAGGAATTGAAGTCATATCTTTAAGTTCATCACTTAAGATAAAAAAGATGATGAACAGTTTTTATCCTAGAGTTGTACTAAATAGGATAGAATCTAGCGAAGAAATAGCTATGTGTGAAAATTTAATCAATGTTGTTAAAAATAATATTAATATACCAGTAGAATTTATTGGTTTTATTCCGTTTGCAAAGAGTTTTAGAGAATCTGTTAATAATAGAATTCCATTTATTGATTTTGATAAAAATTCAAAGCTCAATAAATATTTTGAGTTTATTGCAGGTAATTTGATTAAGTCTCCTGTTGAAGGTTCACCTTATATTTATGATGATATATACGATATGATTAAGGATCAAAGTCAATTTATTAGGAATTAATTGAATTATAATAATACTTAGTTATGGAGGAGCAACTTAATGCATAGACTTAGGAATAAGAATTTAGATTTTAAAATAGAAAATTTAGGAGAATGTAAGCAAGATAATCCTTTGATTAATTTTTATGCTGATGAGAGTCATATTCATTTTACTGGTGAGGCTAATAAGATTAGATTTAATGTTTATAAAAATGACGAGGCTTGGGATCAATATGAGAATATTTTTTTAGAAAAAGCCGGACCTAGACATAAAATTTATTTTATTCCAAAGCATGTTAAAGCGGCAATTACTACTTGTGGAGGTCTTTGTCCAGGTTTTAATGATGTTATTCGTTCCATTGTTAGAACTTTATGGAAAGTATATGGAGTGCATAATATTTATGGAGTTAAATTCGGATATCAGGGACTTTTGCCAGATTCTAATTTAAGTTTTGTTGAGCTAAATCCTGATGTAGTAGATGATATTAATCAACTTGGTGGTACAATACTTGGTTCATCAAGAGGAGGAATTAAACCTGTTGAAATAGTTGATACTTTGGAGAGAATGGGCATTAATATGCTCTTTAATATCGGTGGAGATGGAACACAAAAAGGTTCTGTTCTAATTGCTGAGGAAATAGAGAGGAGAAATTTGAAGATTGCTGTTGTAGGTATTCCAAAGACAATAGATAATGATTTTATGTTTGTTCAAAAATCTTTTGGATTTGAAACAGCTGTAGAGCAATCAGTTGCTGCAGTTGCTGGTGCTCACTTTGAGGCAAATAGTGCTTATAATGGAATTGGTCTTGTTAAAGTTATGGGTAGAGATTCTGGGTTTATTGCTGCTCATACCGCTTTATCTTCTAATGATGTTAATTTTTGTCTGATTCCAGAACTAGATTTTGATATTGAGGGGCCTAATGGGCTTCTTGAACATCTTGAAAGACGACTTTTGGCAAAAGAGAATTTGGATGAGATGCCCCATGCAGTAATATTAATAGCAGAGGGCGCAGGACAAAAGTATTTTGATCCTAGTAGTCGTAAAAAAGACGATTCTGGTAACTTGCTTTATGAAGATATTGGACTTTATATTAAAGATAAGATTAATACGTATTTTAAGTCCAAAAATATTTCAATTAATCTTAAGTATATTGATCCTAGTTATCTTGTGAGAAGTTCTCCAGCTAATGCTAGTGATTCTCTTTATTGTGCTCGTCTTGGTTCCAATGCTGTTCATGCTGCTATGGCAGGTAAGACAAAATTATTAATTAGCTTGTGGAGTACAAAATTTGTACATATTCCAATAAAAATGGCAGTAATTGCCAGAAATAAAGTCAATATAAATGGTTCTTTCTGGAGGGATGTTCTTGCAAGTACCGGTCAGCCATTTAGTATGAAGAACGAGAAATAAAAGTGTTCTTATGATTTATTTTGCTGCATTGCCTGCAACATTTAATGCATCCCAAGTTTTTGAGAATGGTGGAGAATATGCAAAATCCATCATTCCAATTTCATTTGTTGTAAGTTTTGAATAGATCGCTAAGGATAATGCATGCATTCTTATTGCAGCTCCATTTTTGCCAATTGTTTGTGCCCCAATGATTTCTTTTGTTTCTTCATTGTATATCAGTTTAATATACAAATCTTCTTGATTTGGGTAATAATTTGTATGGTTTTTGTCTTTTATAAATACTGTTTTATATTTAATTCCAAGCTTTAAAGCAGTTTCTTCTGTAAGACCAGCCCTGGCTGCTTCAAGCGATAAGACTTTAATTGATGCAGAGCCTAGTGTTCCTTTAAAAGCAACGTGTCTTCCTGCTAGATTTTCACCAATTACTTTTCCTAGTTTGTTAGCTGTTGTTGCAAGGGGGATATAATCATTTTTTTTACTTACAAGATTATAAATTGTGGCGCAATCCCCAGCAGAAAAAATGTTTTTTACGCTGGTTTCTCCATATTCATTGACAATGATTGCACCATTTTTTAGGGTCTCAAGTTGACCTTCTAAGAATTCAGTAGCAGGTTTGATACCGGTGGAAAGAATTACAAGATCCGCTTTATATTCGGATTTATTTGTAATGATTCCCTTAACTTTTTCTTTTCCTATTAAGCTTTTTGCAAATTCATCTGTGTGGAGTAGAACATTGTTTTTTATTAATTCTTCTTCCATGATATTAGTAATTTCTCTGTCAAACGATTCGGTTAGTATTCGTTTATCTAGTTGAATTATTCTTACATTTTTTTCTAAAGCTTTAGCAGCTTCTACCATTTCAATTCCAATATATCCAGCTCCAATTATTACTATGTCTTTTATATCTTTCTTCTTAAAAAGTTTTTTTATTTCTTTTCCATCTTGCATATTTCTTAGAGTATAAAAGTTACTTAGTTGGATGTTGCTAATTGGTGGGATGATGGGATTGCCCCCAGTTGCAATCATTAATTTATCATAAGTATCATTGAATATCTGTTTTGTTTGAAGGTTTTTTACTTGAAGGGTATTATTTTTGATATCTACTCTCATAACCTCATGTTCAGTGAATACTGATATTCCATTTTGTTCAAATTCATCAGGTGTTCTGGCTATCATGTTGTTTGGTTCATCAAAAAATCCTCCAATGAAATATGGTAATCCACAAGCTCCAAAAGATGTAGTATTTGTTTTCTCATAAATGGTGATGTTTAATTCTTTATTTGTTCGTTTTGCTTTTGCAGCAGCACTAGTTCCTGCAGCAGTTCCTCCAATAATTATTATTTTCATAAAAATTCCTTATTTTTCTATTTCATTTTGATTATTATAAATATTTCTGTCTAATTGATTAAGGTTCTTGGCTGTTATTATTCCTGCAACCATTGAACCGCTGACATTGACAGATGTTCTACCCATGTCAATTAAAGGTTCAATAGATATTACAAGTCCAACAAGTTCAACGGGTAGGTTCATTGATGAGAGAACCATTAAAGAAGCTATTGTTGCGCCTCCTCCAGCTCCAGCTGCTCCAAATGAGGTTATTATTATTATTCCTATAAGTTGGAGTAAGAATAAAGGATCTGTTGGGTTTATTCCTTGGGTAGGAGCAATCATTATTGCTAACATTGCAGGATGGAGTGCTGCACAACCATTTTGTCCAATGGATACCCCAAATGCACTTGCAAGGTTTGCAGTTCCCTCACTGACTCCTAATTGTTTGGTTTGTACTTCTACATTAACAGGTATTGTTGCTGCGCTAGAACGAGATAT
This portion of the Borrelia turicatae 91E135 genome encodes:
- a CDS encoding ATP-dependent 6-phosphofructokinase produces the protein MHRLRNKNLDFKIENLGECKQDNPLINFYADESHIHFTGEANKIRFNVYKNDEAWDQYENIFLEKAGPRHKIYFIPKHVKAAITTCGGLCPGFNDVIRSIVRTLWKVYGVHNIYGVKFGYQGLLPDSNLSFVELNPDVVDDINQLGGTILGSSRGGIKPVEIVDTLERMGINMLFNIGGDGTQKGSVLIAEEIERRNLKIAVVGIPKTIDNDFMFVQKSFGFETAVEQSVAAVAGAHFEANSAYNGIGLVKVMGRDSGFIAAHTALSSNDVNFCLIPELDFDIEGPNGLLEHLERRLLAKENLDEMPHAVILIAEGAGQKYFDPSSRKKDDSGNLLYEDIGLYIKDKINTYFKSKNISINLKYIDPSYLVRSSPANASDSLYCARLGSNAVHAAMAGKTKLLISLWSTKFVHIPIKMAVIARNKVNINGSFWRDVLASTGQPFSMKNEK
- a CDS encoding P-loop NTPase; protein product: MTKIIPVASGKGGVGKTSFVANIGYKLACLGKTVILVDLDLGGSNLHTCLGVKNTGVGIGSFINKREKDFSSLIIKTPYKKLYLIPGDALYTGTANIPFSIKKRIIDSIQRDLVADFVFIDLGSGTSYNTVDFYLSAYSGIIVTVPETPSILNAYSFLKNALYRLLYLGFPPKSAEREYISNFFKNKIEGTNVKFKDLVTGIEVISLSSSLKIKKMMNSFYPRVVLNRIESSEEIAMCENLINVVKNNINIPVEFIGFIPFAKSFRESVNNRIPFIDFDKNSKLNKYFEFIAGNLIKSPVEGSPYIYDDIYDMIKDQSQFIRN
- a CDS encoding CoA-disulfide reductase, translated to MKIIIIGGTAAGTSAAAKAKRTNKELNITIYEKTNTTSFGACGLPYFIGGFFDEPNNMIARTPDEFEQNGISVFTEHEVMRVDIKNNTLQVKNLQTKQIFNDTYDKLMIATGGNPIIPPISNIQLSNFYTLRNMQDGKEIKKLFKKKDIKDIVIIGAGYIGIEMVEAAKALEKNVRIIQLDKRILTESFDREITNIMEEELIKNNVLLHTDEFAKSLIGKEKVKGIITNKSEYKADLVILSTGIKPATEFLEGQLETLKNGAIIVNEYGETSVKNIFSAGDCATIYNLVSKKNDYIPLATTANKLGKVIGENLAGRHVAFKGTLGSASIKVLSLEAARAGLTEETALKLGIKYKTVFIKDKNHTNYYPNQEDLYIKLIYNEETKEIIGAQTIGKNGAAIRMHALSLAIYSKLTTNEIGMMDFAYSPPFSKTWDALNVAGNAAK
- a CDS encoding potassium channel family protein, which produces MKTFVIIGLSNLGIHVLENLSKLDCQIIIVDTSKELVEEYDVISTESFILDQFTKNTLKKVIPVDTDAVIIDFDNDLGKSALVTHYCNLLGVKEICVKTEDRDDAEILKTLGATKIIFPSKDAARRLTPLLVSPNLSTYSIVGHDIIVAETIIPKEYVGKTLLEADLRREKGITVIAVRNLSNSRYEFVDGDYFFLKDDKIVICGKPDKIENFTNNKDLIKDLISVSKSEDASYTENSKKLGFLRFFNFMKKFSKDRKND